Proteins from a genomic interval of Ancylomarina subtilis:
- a CDS encoding ferredoxin: MDDKGKNRREFINTCFRFAAGATLVGVTGVLAHKTVSGNTLWQIDTTKCTQCGRCATSCVMSPSAVKCIHVYDMCGYCDLCGGYLRPNVKNITTGAENQLCPTGAIKRKYVEDPFFEYEIIEDLCIGCGKCVKGCGAFGNGSLQLQVSHDLCVNCNQCAIARDCPSGAFSRVPADEPYKFSGFKKEKKA; this comes from the coding sequence ATGGATGATAAAGGAAAAAATAGAAGAGAGTTTATAAACACCTGTTTTCGTTTTGCGGCTGGTGCCACTTTAGTCGGCGTGACTGGTGTTTTAGCCCATAAAACAGTATCCGGGAATACGCTTTGGCAAATTGATACCACAAAGTGTACACAATGTGGACGTTGTGCAACTTCTTGTGTGATGAGCCCATCAGCAGTGAAATGTATTCATGTATACGATATGTGCGGCTACTGTGATTTGTGTGGCGGCTATTTGCGTCCGAATGTGAAGAATATTACTACGGGAGCTGAAAACCAACTTTGCCCAACCGGAGCGATTAAAAGAAAGTATGTTGAAGATCCATTTTTTGAATACGAAATAATTGAAGACTTGTGTATTGGTTGTGGTAAATGTGTAAAAGGCTGTGGTGCCTTCGGAAACGGATCGCTTCAATTGCAGGTGAGTCACGATTTGTGCGTGAATTGCAACCAATGCGCTATTGCACGCGATTGTCCTTCGGGAGCTTTTTCGCGCGTGCCAGCTGATGAGCCGTATAAGTTTTCAGGCTTCAAAAAAGAAAAGAAAGCTTAA